The proteins below come from a single Benincasa hispida cultivar B227 chromosome 4, ASM972705v1, whole genome shotgun sequence genomic window:
- the LOC120076860 gene encoding ATP synthase subunit b', chloroplastic: MANVIMASSKPLSPPLSISNKTPKFSIPKTLALIPSFLKKPQSISLSSSTLKSLSLFAATSLSFAPPSLAEEIEKAALFDFNLTLPIMMAQFLLLMVALDKIYFSPLGKFMDERDSAIKEKLNSVKDTSEEVKQLDEQAAAVMRAARAEISAALTKMKKETQAEVEEKLAEGRKKIDAELQEALANLENQKVETIKSLDAQIAALSDEIVKKVLPV; the protein is encoded by the coding sequence ATGGCGAACGTAATCATGGCCTCTTCCAAGCCCCTCTCCCCTCCTCTTTCCATCTCCAACAAAACCCCCAAATTCTCCATCCCCAAAACCCTAGCCCTAATCCCATCATTCCTCAAAAAGCCCCAATCGATCTCTCTCTCCTCCTCTACTCTCAAATCCCTCTCCCTCTTCGCCGCCACATCCCTCTCCTTCGCTCCCCCTTCCCTCGCCGAAGAGATCGAGAAGGCCGCCCTCTTCGACTTCAACCTCACTCTCCCAATCATGATGGCTCAATTCCTCCTTCTCATGGTGGCTCTCGACAAAATCTACTTCTCCCCACTGGGTAAATTCATGGATGAAAGAGACTCCGCCATTAAAGAGAAGCTCAACAGCGTCAAAGACACCTCCGAGGAGGTCAAGCAGCTTGACGAGCAAGCTGCCGCTGTCATGAGGGCTGCTAGGGCGGAGATTTCGGCGGCGCTTACGAAGATGAAGAAGGAAACTCAGGCGGAGGTGGAGGAGAAACTGGCGGAAGGGAGGAAGAAAATTGATGCGGAGTTGCAGGAGGCATTGGCGAACTTGGAGAATCAGAAAGTGGAAACCATTAAATCCCTCGATGCTCAAATTGCAGCTCTTAGTGACGAGATCGTCAAGAAGGTTCTTCCCGTTTAA